One Acetobacterium sp. KB-1 DNA segment encodes these proteins:
- a CDS encoding MFS transporter, producing MFKLNINNAAERGKMQNKQKLKIGIYSAAILMMGVIGVAGSLSTIGANFPDLNQTMITSLISIPCLIIIPVTLITGKLMESVAKKVLLIIGILAFLFGGIIPGLMTDFTMILIMRGILGIGIGIIQVTCSALVAENFEGAEREKVQGNMTSAQMLGCGAMVFIGGWLGSIAWNIGFYVHFIGIISLMGVIALVPFKKPEKSVVSKNSEKVKITTQAWGWIGLMFIFFIGGQIYSNSLSFLINDYQLGTAATAGLGLAFFAFGGFVMGMLFGKLANTAKSLTFAIGLLLLSGSYLLVAFAGSMTMIYAGSLICGIAFSICMPALFIGAASSVEPLAVGMVVAIATCSLNLAMFLSPYVVNPIAAMLGQGVNNNQMAFIFGAALIGAMGIIALIWGFLKSRREIPEIEMK from the coding sequence ATGTTTAAACTAAACATAAACAACGCTGCGGAAAGGGGAAAAATGCAAAATAAGCAAAAATTAAAAATTGGGATTTATAGTGCTGCAATACTCATGATGGGGGTTATCGGAGTAGCTGGTTCATTATCAACAATTGGTGCTAACTTTCCGGATCTTAATCAAACAATGATAACGAGTTTAATTTCGATTCCTTGTTTGATAATCATACCAGTAACATTAATAACTGGAAAACTAATGGAAAGTGTTGCAAAAAAAGTACTCTTAATTATTGGAATATTGGCATTTCTTTTTGGTGGTATTATTCCAGGGCTGATGACAGATTTTACCATGATTTTAATCATGAGGGGTATCTTAGGTATTGGTATCGGGATTATCCAAGTTACGTGTTCAGCTTTAGTTGCTGAGAATTTCGAAGGGGCTGAACGTGAAAAAGTCCAAGGCAACATGACGTCGGCTCAAATGCTTGGATGTGGTGCAATGGTGTTTATTGGAGGATGGTTAGGTTCAATTGCATGGAATATCGGGTTCTACGTACATTTTATTGGAATTATTTCCTTAATGGGGGTAATTGCCCTGGTACCATTTAAAAAACCAGAAAAAAGCGTTGTTTCTAAAAATAGCGAAAAAGTAAAAATTACAACTCAAGCATGGGGTTGGATAGGATTGATGTTTATCTTTTTTATTGGCGGTCAAATCTATTCAAATTCGCTTTCTTTTTTGATCAATGACTATCAGCTTGGCACGGCAGCAACCGCCGGTTTAGGCTTAGCATTCTTTGCTTTCGGTGGTTTTGTTATGGGAATGTTGTTTGGGAAACTTGCAAATACCGCGAAAAGTCTAACTTTTGCGATTGGTCTCCTGTTATTGTCGGGCTCATATTTACTAGTAGCATTTGCCGGCAGTATGACGATGATTTATGCGGGCAGTCTTATTTGCGGAATTGCATTTTCAATTTGTATGCCGGCTCTGTTTATCGGTGCGGCAAGCTCAGTTGAACCGCTGGCGGTTGGGATGGTAGTCGCAATTGCAACATGTTCACTGAACCTGGCCATGTTTTTGTCACCATATGTTGTTAATCCGATCGCCGCTATGTTAGGACAAGGCGTAAATAATAACCAGATGGCATTTATCTTTGGCGCAGCGCTCATCGGGGCAATGGGAATCATTGCTTTAATCTGGGGATTTCTAAAAAGCAGGCGAGAAATACCTGAAATTGAAATGAAGTAG
- a CDS encoding pyruvate formate lyase family protein — protein MKNNRVSNIASAVEPFDKVWGVGAVGKVTDPSPFPRINAILDDTQKTTNGEVIPDRAMIMTEVYKKLHGQPHIIVVAEAMAEVLRKIPIYIYENELVVGTLGCTKKNASVFPEFGLNWLIDEMEQGLLGYSENRTHDYFTHSEETYKQLKSIEDYWKGNTVEERLIPILTDDEIKGSHMEKGVFLCNGYIFCGAGHLGVNYDRLFKMGYGGIATEIQEQIKKCDQTNPDDIKKMNNLKADLIMNEAASDFILRHAALAKEMSEKEQDSNRKAELEKIAGICEQIAKGTPRTFYEAIQAVHFANTMVEIESNGHSISYGRFDQYMYPFYENDIKNGIATRAEMQELIENFHIKIWDMNKIRDHISIDIFSNGGIGGPALTVGGIKTDGMDGTNDLTFMVLDAVAHTRVPTPWTAVRLHANTPYELKVKTANLIRLGLGEPKIFNDDVTIPTMIANGRSVEDARNYQVVGCVEPDATGKEYGWHDAAYFNINKVLELAINHGHCMECSNDCPRYERCAGVGKSLGIDTGSLEEFEKFDDVLQAYDTQMEYWCNNMIAMLNKTDVIHQEIKPLPFLSNLIEGCISSGTDVTAGGAIYNFTGPQAVGIGSVGDALSTIKQLVFDEKKITGKELLTAAKDNWVGHEKLYAYVNSDQVHHYGNDDDYADMLTKIGLETYCKHVNGKPTAHGGHFQAGAYSVAVNVACGLMQYASIEGRKAYEPISDCMGATHTLCSPHDVKGPSAIANSVTKLDHSQAGNGTLLNWKFSPAALDGEVGRDNLISLIETFIQKKGMHSQFTVADKETLLAAQKNPADYTDLLVRVAGYSAYFVELSKELQNDIIGRTELSF, from the coding sequence ATGAAAAATAATAGAGTAAGCAATATCGCTTCTGCTGTTGAGCCCTTCGACAAGGTGTGGGGTGTGGGTGCAGTGGGTAAAGTAACCGATCCTTCACCATTTCCAAGAATCAATGCGATCCTGGATGATACTCAAAAGACAACAAATGGTGAGGTTATTCCAGATCGGGCAATGATCATGACCGAAGTTTATAAAAAACTGCACGGTCAGCCGCATATTATTGTAGTTGCCGAAGCCATGGCAGAAGTGCTGCGCAAAATTCCTATTTATATCTACGAAAATGAATTGGTGGTTGGTACGTTAGGCTGTACAAAAAAGAATGCGTCAGTTTTCCCGGAATTTGGATTAAATTGGTTAATTGATGAAATGGAACAGGGGCTGCTGGGCTACAGTGAAAATAGAACTCATGACTATTTTACGCATTCGGAAGAGACATATAAACAATTAAAAAGTATCGAAGACTATTGGAAAGGCAATACGGTTGAAGAACGATTAATCCCAATTTTGACTGATGATGAAATCAAAGGATCCCATATGGAAAAAGGTGTTTTCTTATGCAATGGTTACATCTTCTGTGGGGCGGGCCACCTTGGCGTAAATTACGATCGATTATTTAAAATGGGTTATGGCGGGATAGCAACAGAAATTCAGGAACAAATTAAAAAATGTGATCAAACAAATCCTGATGATATAAAGAAAATGAATAATTTAAAAGCTGATCTAATCATGAATGAAGCAGCTTCTGATTTTATTCTTCGCCATGCTGCCCTGGCAAAAGAAATGTCTGAAAAAGAGCAAGACAGCAATAGAAAAGCAGAACTGGAAAAGATTGCCGGAATTTGTGAACAGATTGCCAAGGGAACACCAAGAACTTTTTATGAAGCAATCCAAGCCGTTCATTTTGCCAATACGATGGTAGAAATTGAATCAAACGGTCACTCTATTTCTTATGGCAGATTCGACCAATACATGTATCCGTTCTATGAAAACGACATTAAAAACGGGATTGCTACTAGAGCAGAAATGCAGGAATTAATTGAAAATTTCCATATCAAGATCTGGGATATGAATAAAATCCGCGATCATATCAGTATCGATATCTTTTCAAATGGCGGAATTGGCGGACCCGCGTTAACGGTTGGCGGTATTAAGACTGACGGGATGGATGGGACAAATGATCTGACCTTTATGGTCCTTGATGCCGTCGCCCATACCAGAGTGCCAACCCCATGGACAGCAGTTCGTTTGCATGCCAATACGCCTTATGAATTAAAAGTTAAGACCGCCAATTTGATACGGCTGGGGCTGGGTGAACCTAAAATATTCAATGACGATGTGACCATTCCGACAATGATTGCCAATGGAAGAAGTGTTGAAGATGCAAGAAACTACCAGGTAGTTGGCTGCGTAGAACCAGATGCAACAGGAAAAGAATACGGTTGGCATGATGCGGCGTATTTTAATATCAATAAAGTGCTTGAACTGGCTATCAATCATGGTCATTGTATGGAATGCTCCAATGACTGCCCTCGCTATGAACGGTGTGCAGGAGTGGGGAAATCTCTGGGGATTGATACGGGGAGTTTGGAAGAATTTGAAAAATTTGATGATGTTCTCCAGGCCTATGACACCCAGATGGAATATTGGTGTAACAATATGATTGCCATGCTGAACAAGACTGATGTTATTCATCAAGAGATTAAACCATTACCTTTCTTATCCAATCTCATCGAAGGCTGTATAAGCTCCGGCACTGATGTAACGGCCGGCGGGGCAATTTATAACTTCACGGGACCGCAAGCTGTTGGGATCGGCAGTGTGGGAGATGCATTGTCAACAATTAAGCAATTAGTTTTTGATGAAAAGAAAATAACCGGAAAAGAATTATTAACAGCAGCTAAAGATAACTGGGTTGGCCATGAAAAATTGTATGCCTATGTCAATAGTGATCAGGTCCATCATTATGGCAATGATGACGATTATGCCGATATGTTAACCAAAATCGGACTCGAGACATACTGTAAACACGTAAACGGCAAACCGACGGCCCATGGCGGTCATTTTCAGGCGGGGGCCTATTCGGTCGCCGTTAATGTCGCATGCGGACTAATGCAATACGCTTCCATTGAAGGCCGAAAAGCCTATGAGCCGATTTCAGATTGTATGGGAGCAACCCATACATTATGCAGTCCCCATGATGTTAAAGGGCCAAGCGCAATTGCAAATTCGGTTACCAAGCTTGATCACAGCCAGGCGGGCAACGGTACATTATTAAACTGGAAGTTTTCACCCGCAGCGTTGGATGGCGAGGTTGGCAGAGATAACTTAATATCCCTGATCGAAACATTCATCCAGAAAAAAGGAATGCATAGCCAATTTACTGTGGCCGATAAAGAAACGCTGCTGGCAGCCCAAAAAAATCCTGCCGACTATACTGACTTACTGGTTAGAGTCGCAGGTTACAGCGCCTATTTTGTGGAACTGAGTAAAGAATTACAAAATGATATCATCGGAAGAACGGAATTATCGTTCTGA